A region from the Candidatus Hydrogenedentota bacterium genome encodes:
- a CDS encoding NAD(P)-dependent glycerol-3-phosphate dehydrogenase, producing MQIQVIGGGSWGLALTRVLALNNQNVQLWCRPEDDPDTLRATRESKKFLPGVLLPPEVVIAPEVNAAADMVVYAVPSHAMRSVVPQFLFTHNPVRVSVAKGIENDTLLRMSEIIAALAPGSPVVALSGPSHAEEVGRGLPASLVAASADEDACKMVQEAFFCSNFRVYTSPDIIGVELGGSLKNVVAIAAGVCDGLGLGDNAKSALITRGLAEIARLGSACGANPLTFAGLSGMGDLITTCTSRHSRNRAVGEAIAQGKKLQDILDSSPMVAEGVRTTRSAHALALKMGVEMPLTDVAHQVLFEDLPAREAIETLMAREAKAE from the coding sequence ATGCAAATTCAAGTCATCGGTGGCGGAAGTTGGGGCCTCGCCCTGACCCGCGTCCTCGCATTGAACAATCAGAATGTCCAACTCTGGTGTCGGCCCGAAGATGATCCCGACACCCTGCGCGCCACCCGGGAAAGCAAGAAATTCCTTCCGGGGGTCTTGCTGCCGCCCGAAGTCGTCATTGCCCCCGAGGTGAACGCGGCCGCCGACATGGTGGTCTATGCGGTCCCCTCCCACGCCATGCGCAGCGTGGTTCCCCAGTTTCTCTTTACCCATAATCCCGTACGGGTCAGTGTGGCCAAGGGCATTGAGAACGACACGCTCCTGCGGATGAGCGAGATTATTGCCGCACTCGCGCCTGGAAGCCCCGTGGTGGCCCTTTCCGGCCCCAGCCATGCGGAGGAGGTGGGGCGCGGCCTTCCGGCGTCGCTCGTGGCCGCAAGCGCGGACGAAGACGCCTGCAAGATGGTTCAGGAGGCTTTTTTCTGCTCGAACTTCCGGGTCTATACGAGCCCGGATATCATCGGCGTGGAACTGGGCGGCTCCTTGAAGAACGTGGTCGCCATCGCGGCGGGCGTCTGCGACGGACTGGGGCTGGGCGACAACGCCAAGTCAGCCCTGATCACCCGGGGCCTCGCGGAGATCGCGCGGCTGGGAAGCGCCTGCGGCGCCAATCCCCTTACGTTTGCCGGGCTCAGCGGCATGGGCGATCTCATTACGACCTGTACCAGCCGTCATTCGCGGAATCGGGCCGTAGGCGAAGCGATCGCCCAGGGCAAGAAGCTCCAGGATATTCTCGACAGCAGCCCGATGGTGGCGGAAGGCGTTCGCACAACACGCTCGGCCCATGCGCTGGCCCTCAAGATGGGCGTCGAAATGCCGTTGACCGACGTGGCCCATCAGGTCTTGTTTGAGGATCTGCCCGCCCGCGAGGCGATTGAAACGCTCATGGCGCGGGAGGCGAAGGCGGAATAA
- a CDS encoding response regulator, with the protein MKNRVFTTGEVAAICGVSADTVSRWFDLGQIEGYRLGPGGDRRIPYDNLRKFMLSHGIPLERLEEGERRVLVVDDDPYYLDIIPSVLARGEEYLVLTASTGFDAGAIVVEHNPQLVILDIHLSDMDGRMVCERVKSRMETRNTRILGISGFIEEEEIQELVTFGFDDFLKKPFHIDELALRVEQLFALPHTKINRPRAL; encoded by the coding sequence ATGAAAAACAGAGTATTCACGACGGGCGAAGTCGCCGCCATCTGCGGAGTATCCGCGGACACGGTCTCTCGCTGGTTCGATCTTGGTCAGATCGAAGGGTATCGTCTCGGGCCCGGCGGTGATCGCCGCATCCCCTACGATAACCTCCGGAAGTTCATGCTCAGCCATGGCATCCCGCTGGAACGCCTCGAAGAAGGTGAGCGGCGCGTCCTCGTTGTCGATGACGACCCCTATTACCTCGACATTATTCCTTCGGTTCTCGCCCGAGGGGAAGAGTACCTCGTGCTGACCGCATCCACCGGATTCGACGCCGGCGCCATCGTTGTGGAACACAATCCTCAACTGGTGATTCTGGATATTCACTTGTCCGACATGGATGGCCGGATGGTCTGCGAGCGCGTGAAATCCCGCATGGAGACGCGCAACACGCGGATCCTGGGCATTTCCGGGTTCATTGAGGAAGAGGAGATCCAGGAACTGGTGACCTTCGGCTTCGATGATTTCCTGAAGAAACCCTTCCACATTGATGAGCTGGCGCTGCGCGTGGAGCAACTCTTCGCCCTGCCTCACACCAAGATCAATCGCCCCCGAGCGCTTTGA
- a CDS encoding acyl-ACP desaturase — protein MVPSRLEVMKHVERFVAEKLPVFLRGAEINWQPSDYTPDLTSDAGFEAVRELREEASRLPEDAMVILVGDMITEEALPSYASWISTLEGVGVSGEPSTAWGAWNRAWCGEENRHGDLLNRWLYLSGRVNMREIEVTIQHLISDGGDTQNENDPYRTFIYTSFQEIATRISHLNVGKIARSVGAEKLYELSAKIAGDEQRHARAYKYFISRIMEVDPNEALLAFQDMMKKKITMPAMYMRERGGQIGDTFKKFERVAGRSGVYTGRDYVEIIENLLADWDIQHLGGLSPAAEKAQDYLCGLPERYRTLLQRMHDRTPRKSEQEGEPMTFTWMLPRQPLESVL, from the coding sequence ATGGTGCCTTCCCGTCTTGAAGTTATGAAGCACGTCGAGCGTTTTGTCGCCGAGAAGCTCCCCGTATTCCTTCGCGGCGCCGAAATCAATTGGCAGCCCAGTGATTACACGCCCGATCTGACTTCCGATGCGGGCTTTGAGGCGGTGCGGGAATTGCGGGAGGAGGCCAGCCGCCTTCCCGAAGACGCCATGGTCATTCTTGTGGGCGATATGATTACCGAAGAGGCGCTGCCGAGCTACGCGTCCTGGATTAGCACGCTGGAAGGCGTCGGAGTTTCGGGCGAGCCCAGCACGGCCTGGGGCGCGTGGAACCGCGCCTGGTGCGGGGAGGAGAACCGGCACGGTGACCTGTTGAACCGCTGGCTCTATCTTTCCGGTCGGGTCAACATGCGGGAAATCGAGGTGACGATCCAGCACCTGATCTCGGATGGGGGCGACACACAGAATGAGAATGATCCCTACCGTACCTTCATCTACACCTCCTTCCAGGAAATTGCGACACGGATTTCCCACCTCAATGTGGGAAAAATTGCACGGTCCGTCGGCGCCGAAAAGCTATACGAGCTCTCCGCCAAGATCGCCGGAGACGAACAACGACATGCGCGGGCCTACAAGTATTTCATTTCCAGAATCATGGAGGTGGACCCCAATGAAGCACTCCTGGCCTTTCAGGACATGATGAAGAAGAAAATCACCATGCCGGCGATGTACATGCGCGAGCGCGGCGGCCAGATCGGCGACACGTTCAAGAAGTTCGAGCGTGTCGCGGGGCGGAGCGGGGTCTACACCGGGCGGGACTATGTGGAGATCATTGAGAACCTGCTGGCGGACTGGGATATCCAGCACCTGGGCGGTTTGTCGCCGGCGGCGGAGAAGGCCCAGGACTATCTGTGCGGGCTACCGGAACGTTACCGGACCCTGCTCCAGCGGATGCATGACCGCACGCCACGGAAGTCCGAACAGGAAGGCGAGCCGATGACCTTCACGTGGATGTTGCCGCGCCAGCCTTTGGAATCCGTGCTTTAG